One stretch of Clavibacter michiganensis DNA includes these proteins:
- a CDS encoding glycoside hydrolase family 26 protein has protein sequence MTHHPRPIRSVTTLILGLALTAGILTAASPASAATTGPAPTVASAAPTVSDARLRFGVATPGGPTDTGELDAVAQQVGEDPSIVLAYADFTQAPPIAALDSVAARGAETLLTWEPWKAGAGVDQPAFTNASIAAGDHDAYIREWGAALAKWGGPVSLRYAHEMNGDWYPWADGVNGNAPGSYAAAWKHVHDVVVGAGATNVRWVWTPNVPYTGSTALAGLYPGAGYVDVVGLDGYNWGSVAGQSWTAPSDLFGAGLTQLRAIAPGKPIIIAETASSEVGGSKAQWDGELVSFLQAQTDVQAFVWFDMDKEADWRIGSSASSATAIRDALAARRV, from the coding sequence ATGACGCACCACCCCCGCCCCATCCGCTCCGTGACCACCCTCATCCTGGGTCTCGCCCTCACCGCCGGGATCCTCACCGCAGCATCCCCCGCCAGCGCCGCCACCACCGGCCCGGCCCCGACCGTCGCGAGCGCCGCTCCGACCGTCTCCGACGCCCGGCTCCGCTTCGGCGTCGCCACCCCCGGCGGCCCGACCGACACCGGCGAGCTCGACGCCGTCGCCCAGCAGGTCGGCGAGGACCCGAGCATCGTGCTCGCGTACGCCGACTTCACGCAGGCGCCGCCCATCGCGGCCCTCGACTCGGTCGCCGCGCGCGGCGCCGAGACGCTCCTCACCTGGGAGCCGTGGAAGGCCGGTGCCGGCGTGGACCAGCCCGCGTTCACGAACGCGAGCATCGCCGCGGGCGACCACGACGCCTACATCCGCGAGTGGGGCGCCGCCCTCGCGAAGTGGGGCGGACCCGTCTCCCTCCGCTACGCGCACGAGATGAACGGCGACTGGTACCCGTGGGCCGACGGCGTCAACGGCAACGCGCCGGGCTCCTACGCCGCCGCCTGGAAGCACGTGCACGACGTCGTCGTGGGCGCCGGCGCGACCAACGTGCGCTGGGTGTGGACGCCGAACGTGCCCTACACCGGATCCACCGCCCTCGCCGGGCTCTACCCGGGCGCCGGCTACGTCGACGTCGTCGGTCTCGACGGCTACAACTGGGGCTCCGTCGCCGGCCAGAGCTGGACCGCGCCGAGCGACCTGTTCGGTGCCGGGCTCACGCAGCTGCGCGCCATCGCGCCGGGGAAGCCGATCATCATCGCGGAGACCGCGTCCTCCGAGGTCGGCGGGTCCAAGGCCCAGTGGGACGGCGAGCTCGTCTCCTTCCTGCAGGCCCAGACCGACGTCCAGGCGTTCGTCTGGTTCGACATGGACAAGGAGGCGGACTGGCGCATCGGCAGCTCCGCGTCGTCCGCCACCGCCATCCGCGACGCGCTCGCCGCCCGTCGCGTCTAG
- a CDS encoding carbohydrate ABC transporter permease codes for MTTMSTSAARPTAPDAARPSGPPMRRDRRRWTGLGFVAPFLVVFLVVLIAPVGYSIYLSLFQERMIGGNSFVGIANYTQALNDPNFWDALGRVALFLVVQVPIMLFIALFAALALDSARLHLTAFFRISIFLPYAVPAVVAALMWGFIYGNRFGLVGNIEQATGWDLPDLLSQSWILASIGNIVTWEFVGYNMLLFYAALRVISPDLYEAAELDGAGPFRIITGIKLPAIRGALVIGVIFSIIGSFQLFNEPNILQTLAPNAISSYFTPNMYAYNLSFAGQQFNYSAAIAIIMGVLTMVVAYVVQLVGTRKDS; via the coding sequence ATGACGACGATGTCGACCTCGGCCGCCCGGCCGACGGCGCCCGACGCGGCCCGCCCCAGCGGTCCCCCGATGCGACGCGACCGGCGACGCTGGACCGGGCTGGGCTTCGTCGCCCCGTTCCTCGTGGTCTTCCTCGTCGTCCTCATCGCGCCCGTCGGCTACTCGATCTACCTCAGCCTGTTCCAGGAGCGGATGATCGGCGGCAACTCGTTCGTCGGCATCGCCAACTACACGCAGGCGCTCAACGACCCGAACTTCTGGGACGCGCTCGGCCGCGTCGCCCTGTTCCTCGTCGTGCAGGTCCCGATCATGCTGTTCATCGCCCTGTTCGCGGCCCTCGCGCTCGACTCGGCCCGCCTGCACCTCACGGCGTTCTTCCGCATCTCGATCTTCCTGCCCTACGCCGTCCCCGCGGTCGTCGCGGCGCTCATGTGGGGCTTCATCTACGGCAACCGGTTCGGCCTCGTCGGCAACATCGAGCAGGCCACCGGGTGGGACCTGCCCGACCTGCTCTCGCAGAGCTGGATCCTCGCGTCGATCGGCAACATCGTCACGTGGGAGTTCGTCGGCTACAACATGCTGCTGTTCTACGCGGCCCTCCGCGTCATCTCGCCCGACCTCTACGAGGCCGCCGAGCTCGACGGCGCCGGCCCGTTCCGCATCATCACCGGCATCAAGCTGCCCGCCATCCGCGGCGCGCTCGTCATCGGCGTGATCTTCTCCATCATCGGCAGCTTCCAGCTCTTCAACGAGCCGAACATCCTGCAGACGCTGGCGCCGAACGCGATCAGCTCGTACTTCACCCCGAACATGTACGCGTACAACCTGTCCTTCGCGGGACAGCAGTTCAACTACTCCGCCGCCATCGCGATCATCATGGGCGTCCTGACGATGGTGGTCGCCTACGTGGTGCAGCTCGTCGGCACCCGGAAGGACAGCTGA
- a CDS encoding ABC transporter substrate-binding protein — MSISFPRRAKRAIALGLGIVLAGSLAACSSGSGGASADSASADDLAKALDTQSSITVWGWAPAIKPIAEAFEKEHPKITVDVQNVGTGADQYTKLQNAIKAGKGAPDVAQIEYFAIPQFALGKSLADLSGYGYTDLKDQFTASTWNAVTEGDALYALPQDSGPMAMFYRQDVFDKYGIAVPTTWDEYVAAAEKMHSADPNQYITSDSGDAGFTTSMIWQAGGHPYKVDGDKVTIDMQDAGAKKYTAMWNQLVENGSLAQTPGWTDEWFRGLGDGSIATLITGAWMPGNLEAQATEGSGQWRVAPMPQYTAGDTATAESGGSSIAVMQQSQNKLVAAEFAKFTTANEEGRKISFDAGGFPSTTADLNSDEFLNETPEYFGGQKINQVLSAASKEVVPDWQYLPFQVYTNSIFSDSASSAYSNGTSLDPVLEAWGKAAAEYGQQQGFTVDVK, encoded by the coding sequence ATGTCCATCTCGTTCCCCCGCAGGGCGAAGCGCGCCATCGCGCTCGGCCTCGGCATCGTCCTCGCGGGCTCCCTCGCGGCGTGCTCGTCCGGATCGGGCGGCGCCAGCGCCGACTCCGCCTCCGCCGACGACCTCGCGAAGGCCCTCGACACGCAGTCCTCCATCACCGTCTGGGGCTGGGCCCCCGCGATCAAGCCGATCGCCGAGGCGTTCGAGAAGGAGCACCCGAAGATCACGGTCGACGTGCAGAACGTCGGCACCGGCGCCGATCAGTACACGAAGCTCCAGAACGCCATCAAGGCGGGCAAGGGCGCTCCCGACGTGGCCCAGATCGAGTACTTCGCTATCCCGCAGTTCGCGCTCGGCAAGTCCCTCGCCGACCTCTCGGGCTACGGCTACACGGACCTGAAGGACCAGTTCACGGCGTCCACCTGGAACGCGGTCACCGAGGGCGACGCCCTCTACGCGCTGCCGCAGGACTCGGGCCCCATGGCGATGTTCTACCGCCAGGACGTCTTCGACAAGTACGGCATCGCCGTCCCCACCACGTGGGACGAGTACGTGGCCGCCGCGGAGAAGATGCACTCCGCCGACCCGAACCAGTACATCACCAGCGACTCCGGCGACGCCGGCTTCACCACGAGCATGATCTGGCAGGCCGGCGGCCACCCCTACAAGGTCGACGGCGACAAGGTCACCATCGACATGCAGGACGCGGGCGCCAAGAAGTACACGGCCATGTGGAACCAGCTCGTCGAGAACGGCTCGCTCGCCCAGACCCCCGGCTGGACCGACGAGTGGTTCCGCGGCCTCGGCGACGGATCCATCGCCACGCTGATCACCGGCGCGTGGATGCCCGGCAACCTCGAGGCGCAGGCCACCGAGGGCTCCGGCCAGTGGCGCGTCGCCCCCATGCCGCAGTACACCGCGGGCGACACCGCGACCGCGGAGAGCGGCGGATCGTCCATCGCCGTCATGCAGCAGTCCCAGAACAAGCTCGTCGCGGCGGAGTTCGCGAAGTTCACCACCGCGAACGAGGAGGGTCGGAAGATCTCCTTCGACGCCGGCGGATTCCCCTCCACCACGGCGGACCTGAACAGCGACGAGTTCCTCAACGAGACGCCGGAGTACTTCGGCGGCCAGAAGATCAACCAGGTGCTCAGCGCGGCCTCGAAGGAGGTCGTCCCGGACTGGCAGTACCTGCCCTTCCAGGTCTACACGAACAGCATCTTCAGCGACTCGGCCTCGTCCGCGTACTCCAACGGCACGTCGCTCGACCCCGTCCTCGAGGCGTGGGGCAAGGCGGCCGCCGAGTACGGCCAGCAGCAGGGCTTCACCGTCGACGTGAAGTAG
- a CDS encoding carbohydrate ABC transporter permease, with the protein MSTLTGTPLAAPDAGTPVRDAPADKTPKRRKSAGAPRERRSIVLTLVMALLLIYSVLPLFWLLVNSTKTQDALFSSFGLWFSGDFALWDNIQGVLTYGNGEFVRWLGNTLIYVVVGAGGATLLATLAGYGLAKFDFPGKKIVFAVVLGAVAIPGTALAVPTFLLFSQMGLTNTPWAIILPSLISPFGLYLIWTYAVDSVPEEILEAARIDGSSEIRTFFTISLRLLSPGLITVLLFSIVATWNNYFLPLIMLSDSRWYPLTVGLNQWNAQSTTVGGQPIYNLVITGSFLAIIPIVIAFLFLQRYWQSGLSAGGVKA; encoded by the coding sequence GTGTCGACCCTCACCGGAACCCCCCTCGCCGCGCCCGACGCCGGCACGCCCGTCCGCGACGCCCCGGCGGACAAGACGCCCAAGCGCCGCAAGAGCGCCGGCGCCCCGCGCGAACGCCGCAGCATCGTGCTCACGCTCGTCATGGCGCTGCTGCTCATCTACTCCGTGCTCCCGCTCTTCTGGCTCCTGGTCAACTCGACCAAGACGCAGGACGCGCTGTTCAGCTCGTTCGGCCTCTGGTTCTCGGGCGACTTCGCGCTGTGGGACAACATCCAGGGCGTGCTGACCTACGGCAACGGCGAGTTCGTGCGCTGGCTCGGCAACACGCTGATCTACGTGGTCGTCGGAGCGGGCGGCGCCACGCTGCTCGCCACCCTCGCGGGCTACGGCCTGGCGAAGTTCGACTTCCCCGGCAAGAAGATCGTGTTCGCGGTGGTGCTCGGCGCCGTCGCGATCCCCGGCACGGCCCTCGCGGTGCCGACCTTCCTGCTGTTCAGCCAGATGGGCCTCACGAACACCCCGTGGGCGATCATCCTGCCGTCGCTCATCAGCCCCTTCGGGCTGTACCTCATCTGGACCTACGCGGTCGACTCGGTGCCCGAGGAGATCCTCGAGGCCGCCCGGATCGACGGCTCGAGCGAGATCCGCACCTTCTTCACGATCAGCCTCCGGCTCCTCTCGCCCGGCCTCATCACGGTGCTGCTGTTCTCGATCGTCGCCACCTGGAACAACTACTTCCTCCCCCTGATCATGCTGAGCGACTCCCGCTGGTACCCCCTCACGGTGGGGCTCAACCAGTGGAACGCGCAGTCCACCACCGTGGGCGGCCAGCCGATCTACAACCTCGTCATCACGGGCTCGTTCCTCGCGATCATCCCGATCGTGATCGCGTTCCTCTTCCTCCAGCGCTACTGGCAGTCCGGCCTCTCGGCCGGCGGCGTCAAGGCGTAG
- a CDS encoding LacI family DNA-binding transcriptional regulator: MTSPPSAVKSGGRRTPGGRTVSMADVAAHAGVSAQTVSRVSNGAQNVEASTRQRVMDAMAELGYRPNSAARALKTGRFRSIGIIMFTLSTLGNMRTLDAIVTAASGAGYTITLMPVPHPTEGEVAGAFSRLQEEAVDGVVIIIEAHMLDRADVIIPVGLPVVIIDSDAGDPFVVVDTDQEQGTRLVTQHLLDLGHTAIVHVAGPSTSYSAARRAAEWRATMLDAGLAPEDPAQGDWTTASGYRIGKELGQRADITGIVAANDQMALGIMHALHELGRDVPGDISVVGFDDTEESSSFWPPLTTVHQDFTEIGRRSMQVLLEMLDGREPSGDRIVPTRLVVRESAAAPRADGR, translated from the coding sequence ATGACATCTCCACCGTCGGCCGTCAAGTCGGGTGGCCGGCGCACGCCCGGCGGCCGCACCGTGTCGATGGCGGACGTCGCCGCGCACGCCGGCGTGTCCGCGCAGACGGTGTCCCGGGTGTCCAACGGGGCGCAGAACGTGGAGGCCTCGACCCGGCAGCGGGTGATGGACGCGATGGCCGAGCTGGGCTACCGGCCGAACAGCGCCGCGCGGGCCCTCAAGACCGGGCGCTTCCGCAGCATCGGCATCATCATGTTCACGCTCTCCACGCTCGGGAACATGCGCACGCTCGACGCGATCGTCACGGCCGCGTCCGGCGCCGGCTACACGATCACGCTGATGCCGGTGCCGCATCCGACCGAGGGCGAGGTGGCCGGGGCGTTCAGCCGCCTGCAGGAGGAGGCGGTCGACGGGGTCGTCATCATCATCGAGGCGCACATGCTCGACCGGGCCGACGTGATCATCCCCGTGGGGCTGCCTGTCGTGATCATCGACTCCGACGCGGGCGACCCCTTCGTGGTCGTCGACACCGACCAGGAGCAGGGCACGCGGCTCGTCACGCAGCACCTGCTGGATCTCGGGCACACCGCGATCGTGCACGTCGCCGGCCCGTCCACCTCCTACTCGGCGGCCCGGCGCGCGGCCGAGTGGCGCGCGACCATGCTCGACGCGGGGCTCGCGCCCGAGGATCCGGCGCAGGGCGACTGGACCACGGCGTCCGGCTACCGCATCGGCAAGGAGCTCGGCCAGCGCGCCGACATCACGGGCATCGTCGCCGCGAACGACCAGATGGCCCTCGGGATCATGCACGCGCTGCACGAGCTCGGGCGCGACGTGCCGGGCGACATCAGCGTGGTCGGCTTCGACGACACCGAGGAGTCGAGCTCGTTCTGGCCGCCGCTCACGACCGTGCACCAGGACTTCACCGAGATCGGCCGGCGTTCGATGCAGGTGCTGCTCGAGATGCTCGACGGCCGCGAGCCCTCGGGCGACCGCATCGTGCCGACGCGGCTCGTGGTGCGCGAGAGCGCGGCGGCGCCGCGGGCCGACGGGCGCTGA
- a CDS encoding alpha/beta hydrolase — translation MTRAHRRRETALALAVVLVGLVILPAPPGSGVEGGFAQLDRYAALTQVQAQRMIQAHPALELQVMDASPERVVSWWAAKDRKHQRALIRNSPQLVGNLDGVDYASRDAANRRQLRAELRTEREAVAAHPDDAAARDSLTALTAIRDALKPEARAGGRTGPRRWLVSLTHRDPPLAAIAVGDLDTARQVTFTVPGMGTYTDDMQLWTETAQNVFDAQASVGAPTAHAVVAWIGYRTPPPGVDATLGDYAERGAPLLASEIAGLQAARHGGDLASVDVIAHSYGSTMVADALAARDLGVDSFVMLGSAGVEDGIDDARDLHARHVYAGEAADDDEAVWGRLSRQDPRAPGFGATVISVDGDPARGLLPVTTHAPVLHSRWNDDPDSRAWTTIRDPAQRAAEFAAHEKTYGYLDAGTESLRNAAIATTPHATARLDAAG, via the coding sequence GTGACCCGAGCGCACCGGCGGCGCGAGACCGCGCTCGCCCTCGCCGTCGTGCTCGTCGGCCTCGTGATCCTGCCGGCCCCGCCCGGATCCGGGGTCGAGGGGGGCTTCGCGCAGCTCGACCGCTACGCCGCCCTCACCCAGGTGCAGGCGCAGCGGATGATCCAGGCGCACCCCGCCCTCGAGCTGCAGGTCATGGATGCGTCGCCCGAGCGCGTCGTCTCGTGGTGGGCCGCGAAGGACCGGAAGCACCAGCGCGCGCTCATCCGGAACTCGCCGCAGCTCGTCGGCAACCTCGACGGCGTCGACTACGCGTCGCGCGACGCGGCCAACCGGCGCCAGCTGCGCGCCGAGCTGCGCACGGAGCGGGAGGCGGTCGCCGCGCATCCGGACGACGCCGCCGCGCGGGACAGCCTCACCGCGCTCACCGCGATCCGCGACGCGCTGAAGCCCGAGGCCCGCGCGGGCGGGCGCACCGGGCCGCGGCGCTGGCTCGTGTCGCTGACCCACCGGGATCCGCCGCTCGCCGCCATCGCGGTCGGCGACCTCGACACCGCCCGCCAGGTCACCTTCACGGTGCCGGGCATGGGCACCTACACCGACGACATGCAGCTCTGGACCGAGACCGCGCAGAACGTGTTCGACGCGCAGGCGTCGGTCGGCGCTCCGACCGCGCACGCCGTGGTCGCGTGGATCGGCTACCGCACCCCGCCGCCCGGCGTCGACGCGACGCTCGGCGACTACGCGGAGCGCGGCGCCCCGCTGCTCGCGAGCGAGATCGCCGGCCTGCAGGCGGCCCGGCACGGCGGCGACCTCGCGAGCGTGGACGTCATCGCGCACTCGTACGGATCCACCATGGTGGCCGACGCCCTCGCCGCGCGCGACCTCGGCGTCGACTCCTTCGTCATGCTCGGCTCGGCGGGCGTCGAGGACGGCATCGACGACGCGCGCGACCTGCACGCCCGCCACGTCTACGCGGGCGAGGCGGCGGACGACGACGAGGCCGTGTGGGGCCGTCTCTCCCGGCAGGATCCGCGCGCGCCCGGCTTCGGCGCCACCGTCATCTCCGTCGACGGCGATCCCGCGCGCGGCCTCCTGCCCGTCACCACGCACGCGCCGGTCCTGCACTCGAGGTGGAACGACGACCCGGACTCGCGCGCCTGGACGACCATCCGCGATCCGGCCCAACGCGCGGCCGAGTTCGCCGCGCACGAGAAGACGTACGGCTACCTCGACGCGGGCACGGAGTCGCTGCGGAACGCGGCGATCGCGACGACGCCGCACGCGACGGCGCGGCTGGACGCGGCGGGCTGA
- a CDS encoding glycoside hydrolase family 26 protein — protein MPTRRRLKCAVVTAVAPAVVTATVLVAPAAGARAASAQATPTAPAAIVLSVASGPVGTPVTVTGTGFPAKKAAVVAVGSTTKRITTTATGRFTSAITIPRTSLSTIRITATAGTRSAAAAFTVTTGKSSGSARLGSSAPAPTTAPAPTPAPTPAPAPTSAPTSTAAPAPATSSPAPAASAAPAISSARLRLGLSTPGGPTANGELDAASTTLGESPSIVMSHVDFTHPAPIAGLQSVAARGADSLVTWEPWQGGAGVDQPAYANARIVAGDYDSYIRSWGSDLAKYGKTVYLRFGHEMNGNWYPWSDGVNGNAPGSYVQAWKHVHDLVAAQGATNVKWVWSPNVPYPGSTDLASLYPGADQVDVVALDGYNWGAIPGQRWTAPADLFGPGIAQLRAVAPGKPLIIGEVASSETGGSKAAWDKDLVAYLQAQPDVLGFVWFDFKKEEDWRIDSSAASATALRDALALRRG, from the coding sequence ATGCCCACTCGCCGCCGCCTCAAATGCGCCGTCGTCACCGCCGTCGCACCGGCGGTCGTGACGGCCACGGTGCTCGTCGCTCCCGCGGCCGGTGCTCGCGCCGCCTCGGCGCAGGCCACGCCCACGGCGCCCGCCGCGATCGTCCTCTCCGTCGCCTCCGGCCCGGTCGGCACGCCCGTGACCGTCACCGGCACGGGCTTCCCCGCGAAGAAGGCCGCGGTCGTCGCCGTCGGCTCGACCACGAAGCGCATCACGACCACCGCCACGGGCCGCTTCACGTCCGCGATCACAATCCCCCGCACCTCGCTCTCCACCATCCGGATCACCGCGACGGCCGGCACCCGCTCGGCCGCGGCCGCCTTCACCGTCACCACGGGGAAGTCGAGCGGATCCGCGCGCCTGGGCTCGTCCGCTCCGGCCCCCACGACCGCACCGGCCCCGACGCCGGCCCCGACGCCGGCCCCCGCTCCCACGAGCGCGCCCACGTCCACCGCCGCTCCCGCCCCGGCGACCTCCTCGCCCGCGCCCGCCGCATCCGCCGCGCCCGCCATCAGCTCCGCCCGCCTGCGCCTCGGCCTTTCGACGCCCGGGGGACCGACGGCGAACGGGGAGCTCGACGCCGCGTCGACGACCCTCGGCGAGAGCCCCTCCATCGTCATGAGCCACGTCGACTTCACCCACCCGGCGCCCATCGCCGGGCTCCAGAGCGTCGCCGCGCGCGGGGCCGACAGCCTCGTCACGTGGGAGCCCTGGCAGGGCGGCGCGGGCGTCGACCAGCCCGCCTACGCGAACGCGCGCATCGTCGCGGGCGACTACGACTCCTACATCCGCTCGTGGGGCTCCGACCTCGCGAAGTATGGCAAGACCGTCTACCTCCGGTTCGGCCACGAGATGAACGGCAACTGGTACCCGTGGTCCGACGGGGTCAACGGCAACGCACCCGGCTCCTACGTGCAGGCGTGGAAGCACGTGCACGACCTCGTGGCCGCGCAGGGGGCCACCAACGTGAAGTGGGTGTGGAGCCCGAACGTGCCGTACCCGGGATCCACCGACCTCGCGTCCCTCTACCCCGGCGCCGACCAGGTCGACGTCGTCGCGCTCGACGGCTACAACTGGGGTGCGATCCCCGGCCAGCGCTGGACCGCGCCCGCCGACCTCTTCGGCCCCGGCATCGCGCAGCTCCGCGCCGTCGCGCCCGGGAAGCCGCTCATCATCGGCGAGGTGGCCTCGAGCGAGACCGGCGGATCCAAGGCCGCGTGGGACAAGGACCTCGTCGCGTACCTCCAGGCGCAGCCCGACGTGCTCGGCTTCGTGTGGTTCGACTTCAAGAAGGAGGAGGACTGGCGGATCGACAGCTCGGCCGCCTCCGCCACCGCCCTCCGCGACGCGCTCGCCCTCCGGCGCGGCTGA
- a CDS encoding glycosyltransferase family 9 protein: MPVVAPLHERFPDVRSIAVLRGGGLGDLIFALPAMAALRAAYPDARITLLGTPLHRALLGGRPGGPDEIEVLPVAHGVRDVPGTDPDPDEIEAFAARMRARRFDLAVQVHGGGRNSNPFLLRLGARHTVGTATDDAERLERVIPYVYYQHEVLRGLEVAGLAGAPVADLEPVIEVTDAERAAAAERVTGAPGGLVVIHPGATDPRRRWPVESFAEVARRAAADDAQVVVVGDATDAADADRIVALGREGLPAEQAERITSLADSLTLGELAGLFTHADVVLGNDSGPRHLAQAVGARTVGVFWFGNVVNAAAFGRTRHRIHIGWTTRCPVCGIDVTQVGWTAERCVHDPSHVAEVRVDDVHADVDQLRRASLAERVPA; the protein is encoded by the coding sequence GTGCCCGTCGTCGCCCCGCTCCACGAGAGATTCCCCGACGTCCGCTCCATCGCCGTGCTGCGCGGCGGCGGGCTCGGCGACCTGATCTTCGCGCTGCCCGCGATGGCGGCGCTGCGGGCCGCGTACCCGGACGCGCGGATCACGCTGCTCGGTACGCCGCTGCACCGCGCGCTCCTCGGCGGGCGCCCCGGCGGGCCCGACGAGATCGAGGTGCTGCCGGTCGCGCACGGCGTGCGGGACGTGCCCGGCACGGATCCCGACCCCGACGAGATCGAGGCCTTCGCCGCCCGCATGCGCGCGCGCCGCTTCGACCTCGCCGTGCAGGTGCACGGCGGCGGCCGCAACTCCAACCCGTTCCTGCTGCGGCTCGGCGCGCGCCACACGGTGGGCACCGCGACCGACGACGCCGAGCGGCTCGAGCGCGTGATCCCGTACGTCTACTACCAGCACGAGGTGCTGCGCGGGCTCGAGGTCGCGGGGCTCGCGGGCGCGCCCGTCGCCGACCTGGAGCCGGTCATCGAGGTCACCGATGCGGAGCGGGCCGCGGCGGCCGAGCGCGTGACGGGCGCGCCCGGCGGGCTCGTCGTGATCCACCCGGGCGCCACCGACCCGCGCCGCCGCTGGCCGGTGGAGTCGTTCGCGGAGGTCGCGCGCCGGGCCGCCGCGGACGACGCGCAGGTGGTCGTCGTGGGCGACGCGACCGACGCCGCGGACGCCGACCGCATCGTCGCGCTCGGCCGCGAGGGGCTGCCCGCGGAGCAGGCCGAGCGGATCACCTCGCTCGCCGACTCCCTCACCCTCGGCGAGCTCGCCGGCCTCTTCACGCACGCCGACGTCGTGCTGGGCAACGACAGCGGCCCGCGCCACCTCGCGCAGGCCGTCGGCGCGCGCACGGTCGGGGTGTTCTGGTTCGGGAACGTCGTGAACGCGGCGGCCTTCGGGCGCACGCGGCACCGGATCCACATCGGCTGGACCACGCGCTGCCCCGTCTGCGGCATCGACGTGACCCAGGTCGGTTGGACCGCCGAGCGCTGCGTGCACGACCCGTCGCATGTCGCCGAGGTGCGCGTGGACGACGTGCACGCGGACGTGGATCAGCTGCGGCGGGCGTCGCTGGCGGAGCGCGTCCCGGCCTAG